The Manduca sexta isolate Smith_Timp_Sample1 chromosome 24, JHU_Msex_v1.0, whole genome shotgun sequence nucleotide sequence AGCAGTCGGTCATAGAATGTATATATACGGTGGACGCGGTGACTTAAATAGCCCTTACAATTCGCAAGAAGAGATTTACTGTCCCCTAGTGTATTATTTGGATACTATTGAAGAAAAATGGGTAGCAGTCAATCCAAGTGGAGCATGGCCTGAGGGAAGACGCAGTCATTCTGcatgtttgtatttataatagtaacaaattTGTTGCatttttgccaatgtcaaacaTATTTCTTGCACAGGGAACTAGCAAGGAAAGATTGAAAAATTTTCTCCTGTTACAGGGCTTTACAATGACCATATGTACATCTTTGGTGGATTTAATGGAACAACAAAAACACACTTCAATGATCTTTACagttattctataaaaaacaatgaatGGCAATACATCAATGTAGATGGCTTTGTTCCTTGTAAGAGAAGACGGCAGGCCTGTTTGATTCACAAGGACAAAGTGTACTTATTTGGTGGCACAAGGTatggtattatataatttattaactacaaataaacaaaattcctAAGTAGCTGATGCTACTCATGCTTTTccgaaaaaaaaagatatttctaagtaaatgaatatttagtaCTATTGATCGTTTTTACGATTCCGCAGCCCCTGTCCACACATAAGTAACCGACCAGTGGACAACACCGACAGTAATCCAGAAAGATTAATTGACAACAGTGATTTGCATATACTGGATTATGAACCAACACTGAAAACATTATGTATTCTCGTCGTAGTGGAGCACAACCTTGACCAGAGCTCGCTTCCGCGTGACGTCATGTGAGTTTTACATAGttaataaacagtaaaacaaattatacataatcGGCGATTATATTCAGTTTTCTTGTAGTATAAGCCAACAAATGGACAAGGGGGTCTCCAGTTGTAAGGGTGTCCACAGctcataaataataagtttcatttatatttattatttttgcaaactCACCTATACATTAATACtattagcaaaaaaaaagaaattgtataattttaaactgcCTACTACAATCACCAAgcaagagattttttttatgcaaaattatttgCTTCTATGCTTCTATGCTATCGAAACAAGatgacataatatgtaaatatatgaaattttttACAGATTAGACATCCGGACCATGACAGTTCCGAACCGCATCAGCAGGCCAATTAATCAAGCAGGCTGAACTTATGGTAATCCCTCATGCACGAGAATGCATTACTAAGTTACGAAACTGCAATTAACCAGATGTGCTTTGGAGATTAAGTTGGTGGACCCCACAAACATTACAAATGTTGAAACTGATATTGGCAACAAACATTCAAAACAGCTTAGAGTTaacataatatctttttttcaatttgtgcatgtaacaaattattagattatcagatataaaaaaatatatgcttgCATATACTCACTACTGGTTATAATCAATAAATGAGATTAACACAAAGGTTTCATGGAAAGCTTCTAGTGATTTCTGGTTCAAAAACGAATTCAACTTTAGTTGTTTACATTAAGTGTTAATGACCCTTTACCTGAAATATGTTGAAAAAATCACCCAGTCAACATCTCCACATAGACAACCATGGCTTTCCTTGAAAACCTTGAAGACCCGAGGGCTGACAAGTGAAGAAGATCGTGAAAAGTATTCAGATTGGAGCAAAACGATTCGACTACTTTGTCGCCGCGATAAAAACAACTTCATTGACCATATCTGTCATGAAATACAAGACCATTCCCGCATATTACAAAGCTCCGATTTCTTCAAAAAAGTGAAATTTCTCGACAAGCAAGTTAAGCCAAGAACGAATCGAGAATGGACATGGCACGCTGCTTCAAGATCTGGACTCCATAGCAAAACGATGGCGAAAATACTGCGAGAAACTTTATGACAATCCGCACGATCATATATCACCGCTTAAGATCATCAAATGGGACTACATAAGTCTAGAACCTTCCATATTGCTCCATTCCATAAAAAAGCTCTCGGCCCGGACCAACTAACAGCCGAGATCATAAAATCAATGAGAGCATCCGAAACGGTAGCCTTTCTCAAGATATACAACAATATCTGGCGCACTGGTCAATGGCCTGAGGAGTGGGTTAAATCTGTTATTCAACCACTACACAAAATAGGCACAACCTCTAAATAGGATTATTACAGAACCTTAATGCTCATATCTTACGCAAGCAAAGTTATGctccatattaaaaataaccgtTACTGACACTACCTACCTGCAAATCCCACAAGAACAGGCGGTTTTGTAAAAGGCAAAGGGACTTATGAAcaaatcttaattataattgtttatgcaGACAACCACACTGCTGGCTgccaataaaaatgaaattgcaCAACTCTTGGATTGTATTGGAGTTTTTTGGCTATATAGTCAGAAAATAAGGGCATGACCTCAAACAACTGATGGTTACTGACAAAGTCGAGGACAAACGTCCGAAAGCTCTTAATCCCATTGGATGGTCAGACCAAATCTGCTCCATTCTTAGCCATCAAACATGATACTGCGCTCCACGATGCCTAAGATAGGAATAGGTAACGCAACTTAATCTAAACAAAGATTACTCCATTTTCATTGTTCAGGGGATCACGACCCTCAGCAATGAAGAAAAAAAGGATGAGAGGAGACTGTTAACCTGCTTGAACAAAGAACTTTTTTTGTGTACAAACCTGGCttcgatatattttaatgtttctcgCTACcctatattgtaaataatattttgtttgtattataaagcAATTAAGAAATATCCAAACTATTACAATACAATGTAGAttaaaatgtagattttatAATAGCTTACAAAAATTGTGCTTAAAATAAGcctgaaaatatgtttttcatgaaagtaacttgtaatttataatataagttaattggatgtactatatatatattatataactagatAAATTCATGTGTGAAACCAATgtttcaaacataaatatactataGGTAATTAAGAGTAAAGGCTGCATGAGATACctgtaatgtaattattttcgttagttgtatcataattataaattatttatttacctggTCTATATGGTCTGGTTGCTATATGTCTGAGTGTATGgtactaacaaaaataaactaaatttaactGCCAGCTTGATatacttttctaatatttactTGCATTtcctacatacataacatcacgcattttatccccgaaggggtatgcagaggcgcaactagggcacccacttttcgccaagtatgttccgtcccatgatgtgatagggggcgagcctatcgccatatcgggcacaaattccagactccgggctgatactgagcagaaaaacccaaatatcactttgcccgacccgggatttgaacccaggacctcagagcgctattgtaccggacttGCAATTCCTTCCCCCAATAAATCCaccattatgatttttttagattGAAAAGTAGTTTACGCTATAGCAAGCTATAACTTGGTCTGCAGCCTTGTAGATTGTATTAAGGCGAATCAATACTATGCTCAGCTTTTTGAACCACAGGCAAAGGATAGGAACATAAAATATGGACTTTTTATATGGGCTTTGTAtctttatttcgaacaaattgCATTCCACGCCCCCATAAAGAATCATTACTGTTCTTTGATGGTCCCTGActctgattttatttaaaattacaaaactaatgTGACACAGACATAAACGGAGCAGTTATTGTCAGATACAAATAGACTAGATTTTTGACAACTTTTTTTAGGGGTGTGTTCCAATGTAGCAACACTTACATTTCGAAAGCGttaattttaagtgtaatattgaagtaaattcaaattataacaaagTCAAAATCAGAGTTCtttcaaatgaaattatttCAGTAGGCTTGTACATAAGAGTTCTCtctaaataatatgtacaaaatatctttgttaaaATTTCAGTGGAATAAAACACTGTTTTTGGGTAAGTCCTTTAAACTCGAATAGAAATATATCTAAACATATTTAGGAAATGGCATTTCCTTAGCAGGCCttactaacaattttatttctgtatgattaaaattaaacaaatgagTAAAGAATGGTAaaagaactaataaaatatcCTAAAGAGAGGTGTTTGCATGATTATAATAGTCTCCTAAAAtcctttttcaaaataatttcttaattattaaatattctatgaaTACTTTACTAAACAAAGGTTCTAATAGTAACTCTAACAATGCCTGACTTCAAACTTTCTTACTTTAGTGGTGATAGATAtagttgttattaattataatattcattaattgagtaaaaaaatatttattattttaaacatcctcTTTAACAATGTGTTTTTCACGCTCAGACACGCGCGGGATAGTGCCAGGTTTACTATGTGCATGTCTGTTGGCTTCCTTTCTCTTATTCTTTTCTCGTATAGTCCTAATTTCCTTCTGTGCATTTAATACGTGTTTAGGAACGTGTCTATGGCGTGCAATGCGTTTTACTTGTGGATGTGAGGCAAATTTCTCCTTTAAAGCTTCAGAGTAGTTGAGTGCTGTTCGTTCCCTTGGTTTTAACTGAAAACACAAAATActcaataagtatatttttttactaatgtattgttaaaaacataattaaaatctaaataaagaaCGATTTTGATTTGCagcaattaatttgttttgttgtcaATATAACTAccattataaagaaaatgtattcaaataagTGACACAGTTTATGGAATTAGATAGcaatataaaatgttcattAAACTGTatcaataactaaaatataatcacatCATAAGTTTAAGTGAGTAAATAAAACTCATGccattaatgaataatatagaTTACATACCACACCAAGTTTTTCTGATGCTTTCGCTTTCCACATTCTTATATTCATCTCATCAGACCCAGTCAATATGTACTTGTTATCCAAAGACCATTTGACACAAGTCAACCTCTGCATCCGTTTTGTATGATACACATCTCTTGAGTGACCTCTCTCACTTTGGAATATTCTTACAGTTTTATCATAACTGCCTGCTACGAACTCACGGCCAGTTGGTGCATAATCAACATCAATAACAGCAGAAGTGTGGTCCATGTGTACATGTACAGGTTCTTTTAGTCTTCTCATGTCAAATGAATACAAGctgaaatataatacaaataaaatatgacagtCAACCTTTAAAATACAAGGCAAAAACTAGACTTGATTATAACACTCAGTAAGATTTTTCGGATACACAATAAATGGAACAGTGTTAGaatcaattattgtaataaaggtaaataaaattgagattacttatgtcaaataaaaatacaatactgaCTTGTAATCTTCATTTGCTACGGTGAATATGAAAGCCTCCATAGGATTCCAAGCCAAAGCATTAGATCTTAATTCCATTACAACTTTTCTCAAAGGCCCTGATTCACGggaatcatataaaattatgcttCGGTCACTTGCACATGCAGCAAGTATGTTATTTTCTacctgtaatatttaaaattccataatattcttcgttacaatatttatttacacatataaacatcaatgtaaaaagGCAGACCTTATGCCAGAGGCATTCTATACCAGGCAACCTTTGGGTGATGgacatataaaacaatataggtaagtgtaataaatattatgataaaatatggaaagaaaaaaaactactcaaaataatacaatatatttggaaaataaaatacattatctaTGAAAATAATTACCTGATTAAAAGCAACATAATGCAAACTGTCCACACCCCACTTGAAGACTTTGATGGGTTCATTTCTTGTACTCTCCCAAAGCTGACAGTGTTCACCACATGTAGCGAATATTGGCCTTTGTCTATGATGTGTCACTCCAGTCACCACACATGAGCTGAGCAGTGTATTGACAGGCTCCTCGTCCTCTTCAGTTACAACCTGTGACTTCCACGTTTTTATCGTCTTGTCATCGCCTACACTCGTAAACTTATCTCCGCTTGGTAAGTAACATATTGCTCTGACGCATCCCTCGTGTGCGACGTAATTTCTTGTGCATTTACGCGCAGCCAAATCCCATAAACGTATCTCACCGTCGAATGCGCCGCTCGCAAGCACTGCAAGT carries:
- the LOC115440439 gene encoding DDB1- and CUL4-associated factor 13; the protein is MANVKIKVISRNPDEYLRATKRDIHKIPRNYDPSLHPLEAPREYVRALNAVKLERVFAKPFIGSLDGHRDGVSCMAKHPKRLAVLASGAFDGEIRLWDLAARKCTRNYVAHEGCVRAICYLPSGDKFTSVGDDKTIKTWKSQVVTEEDEEPVNTLLSSCVVTGVTHHRQRPIFATCGEHCQLWESTRNEPIKVFKWGVDSLHYVAFNQVENNILAACASDRSIILYDSRESGPLRKVVMELRSNALAWNPMEAFIFTVANEDYNLYSFDMRRLKEPVHVHMDHTSAVIDVDYAPTGREFVAGSYDKTVRIFQSERGHSRDVYHTKRMQRLTCVKWSLDNKYILTGSDEMNIRMWKAKASEKLGVLKPRERTALNYSEALKEKFASHPQVKRIARHRHVPKHVLNAQKEIRTIREKNKRKEANRHAHSKPGTIPRVSEREKHIVKEDV
- the LOC115440435 gene encoding kelch domain-containing protein 3, which gives rise to MKWIVHIEGGPMRVNHAAVCIGNKIYSFGGYCSTEEYKDWEPIPVHVLNTATLRWAPVNYKKTDVVPFQRYGHTTIAYGEKVYMWGGRNNAVACDTLSCFDTKKLEWSSPTVSGMVPFAKDGHSACVINNKMYIFGGFEYLTDQYSQEVHCLDLDTLQWTFIDAQGPPPSHRDFHTAVAVGHRMYIYGGRGDLNSPYNSQEEIYCPLVYYLDTIEEKWVAVNPSGAWPEGRRSHSAWLYNDHMYIFGGFNGTTKTHFNDLYSYSIKNNEWQYINVDGFVPCKRRRQACLIHKDKVYLFGGTSPCPHISNRPVDNTDSNPERLIDNSDLHILDYEPTLKTLCILVVVEHNLDQSSLPRDVILDIRTMTVPNRISRPINQAG